One region of Ananas comosus cultivar F153 linkage group 9, ASM154086v1, whole genome shotgun sequence genomic DNA includes:
- the LOC109715562 gene encoding indole-3-acetaldehyde oxidase-like — MGRRVERLVFAINGERYEVSGVDPSTTLLEFIRTRTRYRGPKLGCGEGGCGACVVLLSKYDPTTDQVEEFSASSCLTLLCSINFYSVTTTEGLGNAKDGFHSIHQRMAGFHASQCGFCTPGMCMSLFSAVVNADKKTDRPEPPNGFSKLTVSEAAKAIQGNLCRCTGYRPILDACKSFAADVDLEDLGLNTFWKKGDKDLKTTKLPSYSSGRVCTFPEFLKTEIQSSSSVLNGTTLTSVEEGWYRPDSIEELYKLLNSNAFDERKVKLVVGNTGSGVYKDMDLYDKYVDLRAIPELSVIKKDNKGIEFGAAVTISRAIEVLREENDGAAVFKKIADHMNKVASPFVRNTASLGGNIMMAQRSEFASDIATILLAAGSTICIQTPSERLTLTLEEFLERPPFDCKTILLSIFIPSWSIAGTELLFNTYRAAPRPLGNAVAYLNSAFLAQISPCKESGAFILDKVQLAFGAYGTQHAIRARKVEEFLVGKAVTTSVLLEAFGLLRETVVASKGTSHPEYRTSLSVSFLFSFLHPLAKDLTEPGKTLISNSDTAKYPHGCLNGYENNMALNHVYHDDSDLHFSSQQEVEFSKDYFPVGAPTNKAGADIQASGEAVYVDDIPAPKDCLYGAFIYSTRPLAHVRGINFNNSLAAQKIVSVLTVKDIPSGGQNIGVSFVFGTEPLFADSLTEYAGQPLGILIAETQRYANMAAKQATVDYGMENLEPPILTVEDAIKRQSYFQIPPPFDPKSIGDFSKGMAEADQTIQSGEVNLGSQYYFYMETQTALALPDEDNCLVVYSSSQCPELTQSVIAKCLGIPFHNVRVITRRVGGGFGGKAFKAIAVATACALAAHKLRRPVRMYVDRKTDMIMAAGRHPMNVKYSVGFKSDGKLTALHIDLRINAGISEDVSPLIPGAVVGALKKYNWGAFSCDVKVCKTNLPSKSAMRAPGDLQGSYIAEAIIEHVASVLSLDTNYVRRKNLHTFESIMLYCEGNFGEASSYSLPSMFDKLALSPTYQQRVEMIKNFNSANKWKKRGISCVPSIYQVRLRPTPGKVSVLNDGSVVVEVGGIEIGQGLWTKVKQMAAFGLGKLWEDGGVNLLEKVRVVQADTLSLIQGGVTGGSTTSESSCEAVSLSCDILVERLKPIKDRLQEQAGFVSWGALIAQATMENINLSASEFWTPDQTSSSYLNYGAAISEVEIDLLTGATTVLRSDISYDCGKSLNPAVDVGQVEGAFVQGIGFFVNEEHLSNSDGLVVTDGTWTYKPPTVDTIPRELNVELFSSGYHQKHLLSSKASGEPPLLLAASVHCAIREAVRAARKEHFSITGSEKSSSVFELPVPATMPVVKEMCGLDNIEKYLESISAHQSVKV, encoded by the exons atggggagGAGGGTGGAGAGGCTGGTGTTCGCCATTAATGGGGAGAGGTACGAGGTGTCGGGGGTGGATCCGTCGACGACGCTGCTGGAGTTTATACGCACGCGGACGCGCTACAGAGGGCCCAAGCTCGGATGCGGAGAAG GTGGCTGTGGAGCTTGTGTTGTTCTTCTATCAAAATACGATCCCACCACAGACCAAGTCGAAGAATTTTCTGCGAGTTCGTGCCTTACACTCCTTTGCAGTATAAATTTCTACTCAGTTACAACCACCGAGGGTCTTGGAAATGCTAAGGATGGTTTCCATTCAATTCACCAAAGGATGGCCGGCTTTCATGCCTCGCAGTGTGGTTTTTGTACCCCCGGAATGTGCATGTCCCTTTTCTCTGCCGTTGTTAATGCAGACAAAAAGACTGATAGACCTGAGCCGCCAAATGGGTTCTCCAAGCTTACGGTCTCCGAGGCGGCGAAGGCTATTCAAGGTAATTTGTGTCGATGCACTGGTTACCGACCCATTCTAGATGCTTGCAAGAGCTTCGCAGCTGACGTAGATTTGGAAGATTTGGGGTTGAATACTTTTTGGAAAAAGGGGGATAAGGATTTGAAAACTACCAAGTTGCCCTCCTATTCTAGTGGCAGAGTCTGCACTTTCCCGGAATTCCTAAAAACTGAAATCCAATCCTCATCTAGTGTTCTGAATGGAACTACGCTTACTTCTGTCGAAGAGGGTTGGTATCGCCCTGATAGTATTGAAGAACTTTACAAGTTACTGAATTCTAATGCATTTGATGAAAGAAAAGTCAAATTGGTAGTGGGAAACACTGGCTCTGGCGTTTATAAAGATATGGACTTGTATGATAAGTATGTTGACCTCCGAGCAATCCCTGAGCTTTCGGTGATTAAAAAGGATAACAAAGGCATTGAATTTGGAGCAGCGGTGACGATTTCTAGAGCTATCGAAGTGCTTAGAGAAGAGAATGATGGTGCTGCAGTCTTCAAGAAAATCGCTGATCACATGAATAAGGTAGCCTCGCCATTTGTTCGAAATACAGCTAGCTTAGGAGGAAATATAATGATGGCTCAAAGATCTGAATTTGCCTCAGACATAGCCACAATACTTCTTGCTGCCGGTTCCACTATTTGTATCCAAACACCTTCAGAAAGGTTAACTCTGACGCTGGAGGAATTTTTGGAGAGGCCTCCATTCGATTGTAAAACCATactattgagcatatttattCCTTCTTGGAGTATAGCAGGGACTGAACTGCTTTTTAACACATACAGAGCTGCCCCTCGTCCTCTCGGCAATGCCGTGGCTTATCTCAATTCTGCATTTCTAGCACAGATTTCTCCATGTAAAGAATCAGGCGCTTTTATCTTGGATAAAGTACAGTTGGCTTTTGGTGCGTATGGAACACAGCATGCCATTAGGGCAAGGAAAGTTGAGGAGTTTCTAGTGGGTAAAGCCGTTACCACGTCTGTTCTACTTGAAGCATTCGGGTTGCTTAGAGAAACAGTTGTTGCTTCCAAAGGCACGTCGCATCCTGAATATAGAACAAGTTTGTCTGTTAGTTTCCTATTCAGTTTTCTCCACCCACTTGCTAAAGATTTGACAGAGCCTGGGAAGACTCTTATATCTAATAGTGATACTGCTAAATATCCACATGGCTGTCTCAATGGATACGAAAACAATATGGCCTTAAATCATGTATATCATGATGACAGTGATTTACATTTTTCTTCACAGCAAGAAGTGGAGTTCAGCAAAGACTATTTCCCAGTTGGGGCGCCAACTAATAAAGCTGGAGCGGATATCCAAGCTTCTG GTGAAGCTGTATATGTGGATGACATTCCTGCTCCAAAGGACTGTCTCTATGGAGCTTTTATCTACAGCACCAGACCCCTTGCTCACGTTAGAGGAATCAACTTTAACAATTCTCTTGCAGCACAGAAAATTGTCTCTGTTCTTACTGTGAAGGACATTCCAAGCGGTGGGCAAAATATCGGAGTGTCCTTTGTGTTTGGGACGGAACCATTATTTGCTGATTCGCTTACCGAGTATGCTGGACAACCACTAGGCATTTTG ATTGCAGAAACTCAGAGATATGCCAACATGGCTGCTAAACAAGCTACTGTTGACTATGGCATGGAAAATTTGGAACCACCAATTTTAACGGTAGAAGATGCAATTAAGAGACAAAGTTATTTCCAAATTCCACCCCCTTTTGATCCTAAATCAATAGGTGATTTCTCCAAAGGAATGGcagaagctgatcaaacaattCAATCTGGCGAG GTAAATCTTGGTTCACAGTATTATTTTTACATGGAGACGCAAACAGCTCTAGCTCTTCCAGATGAAGATAATTGCCTGGTGGTTTACTCTTCAAGTCAATGCCCTGAGCTTACACAGAGTGTGATTGCGAAGTGCCTGGGCATCCCCTTCCACAATGTCCGTGTTATTACAAGAAGAGTTGGAGGGGGTTTTGGTGGGAAGGCATTCAAAGCAATCGCT GTTGCCACAGCATGTGCACTTGCAGCACATAAATTGCGCCGCCCAGTTCGAATGTACGTGGATCGCAAAACTGACATGATCATGGCAGCAGGGCGGCATCCGATGAATGTTAAGTACTCTGTTGGATTCAAATCTGATGGGAAACTTACCGCTTTGCACATTGATCTACGAATTAATGCAGGAATATCAGAAGATGTGAGCCCACTAATACCCGGGGCAGTCGTAGGTGCACTAAAGAAATACAATTGGGGTGCTTTTTCTTGCGACGTAAAGGTCTGTAAAACAAATCTCCCATCCAAGTCAGCAATGCGTGCTCCTGGAGATTTACAAGGGTCTTATATTGCCGAAGCTATTATTGAGCATGTCGCTTCAGTTCTCTCTCTTGATACCAATTATGTTAGGAGAAAGAATCTTCACACCTTTGAGAGTATTATGTTGTATTGTGAAGGTAACTTTGGAGAAGCTTCTTCATATTCTTTACCTTCTATGTTTGATAAATTGGCATTATCTCCAACCTATCAGCAACGCGTtgaaatgattaaaaatttcaatagcGCCAACAAATGGAAAAAACGGGGTATTTCTTGTGTACCCAGTATATATCAAGTGAGACTAAGACCAACACCTGGGAAAGTTTCAGTTTTAAATGATGGCTCGGTTGTTGTTGAGGTTGGAGGAATCGAAATAGGGCAAGGGTTGTGGACAAAAGTGAAGCAGATGGCGGCATTTGGTCTAGGGAAGTTGTGGGAGGATGGGGGCGTGAACCTGTTGGAGAAGGTGCGAGTTGTTCAGGCTGATACTTTAAGCTTAATTCAAGGAGGAGTAACTGGTGGGAGCACCACATCTGAATCAAGTTGCGAAGCGGTTAGTTTGTCTTGTGATATTTTGGTTGAGAGATTAAAGCCAATCAAGGATAGGCTGCAAGAACAAGCAGGCTTTGTTTCTTGGGGTGCTTTAATAGCTCAG GCAACTAtggaaaatattaatttatcggCAAGTGAATTCTGGACTCCTGACCAAACTTCTTCAAGCTATTTAAATTACGGAGCTGCTATAAGCGAG GTGGAGATTGATCTTCTCACCGGAGCTACCACGGTTCTAAGGAGTGACATTTCATATGACTGTGGCAAAAGTTTGAACCCTGCTGTGGATGTGGGACAG GTTGAGGGTGCTTTTGTTCAGGGAATTGGTTTCTTCGTGAACGAGGAGCACTTGTCAAACTCAGATGGTTTGGTGGTCACGGATGGCACTTGGACCTACAAACCCCCTACTGTCGATACCATTCCGAGAGAATTGAATGTTGAATTATTTAGTAGCGGATATCACCAAAAGCATTTGCTCTCTTCTAAAG CTTCTGGGGAGCCGCCTTTACTTCTTGCAGCTTCAGTTCACTGTGCGATAAGAGAAGCCGTCAGGGCAGCTAGAAAAGAGCACTTTTCGATAACTGGGTCCGAGAAGTCTTCCTCTGTATTCGAATTGCCGGTTCCCGCCACAATGCCTGTGGTCAAGGAGATGTGCGGGCTCGACAACATTGAGAAGTACTTGGAAAGCATTTCTGCTCATCAGTCAGTCAAAGTGTGA
- the LOC109715780 gene encoding indole-3-acetaldehyde oxidase-like: MGRRVERLVFAINGERYEVSGVDPSTTLLEFIRTRTPYRGPKLGCGEGGCGACVVFLSKYDPIADLVEEFSASSCLTLLCSINFYSITTTEGLGNVKDGFHSIHQRMAGFHASQCGFCTPGMCMSLFSALVNADKKTDRPEPPDGFSKLTVSEAARAIQGNLCRCTGYRPILDACKSFATDVDLEDLGLNSFWKKGDKDLKTTKLPRYSSGGVCTFPEFLKTEIRSSSGVSNEAKLTSIEKGWYRPDSVEELYKLLNSNAFDERKVKLVVGNTSSGVYKDTDLYDKYIDLQAIPELSVIKKDNIGIEFGAAVTISTAIEVLREENNGAVIFKKIADHMNKVASPFVRNTASLGGNIMMAQRSEFASDIVTILLAAGSTVCIQTSSERVTLTLEEFLVRPPFDYKTLLLSIFIPSWSIAGTDLLFETYRAAPRPIGNAVAYLNCAFLAQISQCKESDGFVLDKIQLAFGAYGTQHATRARKVEEFLVGRAVTASVLLEAFGLLRETVVASKGTSHPEYRTSLAVSFLFSFLCPLAKELTEPRKTVLSNGDSAKYSDGGVNNCENNMTSNIVNLDHDDLHFSSQQEVEFGKGYLPVGEPTKKAGAEIQASGEAVYVDDIPAPKDCLYGAFIYSTRALAHVRGIKFNNSLASEKIVSVFTAKDIPSGGENIGSIFMFGSERLFADLLTEYAGEPLGILIAETQRFANIAAKQAIVDYDMENLEPPILTVEDAIRRESYFQIPPPLNPKPVGDFSKGMAEADRTIQSGEVNLGSQYYFYMETQTALALPDEDNCMVVYCSTQYTELTQSVIAKCLGIPFHNVRVITRRVGGGFGGKTSKAITVAAACALAAYKLRRPVRMYMDRKTDMIMVGARHPMKVKYSVGFKSEGKLTALHIDLRINAGISEDFSPLLPKCIISSLKGYNWGAFSCDVKLCKTNLISKSAMRAPGHLQGSYIAEAIIEHVASILSLDANYIRRKNLHTFESLTLYYQGNFGEASSYSLPSVFDELVLSPTYQQHVEMIKNFNCANKWKKRGISCMPTVYEVTLRPTPGKVSVLNDGSVVVEVGGIEIGQGLWTKVKQMAAFGLGKLWEDGSMNLLEKVRVVQADTISLIQGGLTAGSTTSESSCEAVRLSCGILVERLMPLKERLQELGGSVSWGTLIAQASMESVNLSASTYWVPDRTFKSYLNYGAALSEVEIDLLTGATTILRSDILYDCGKSLNPAVDVGQVEGAFVQGIGFFVNEEHLSNSDGVVLTDGTWTYKPPTVDTIPKQLNVEFFNSGHHQKRVLSSKASGEPPLVLAASVHCAIRQAIRAARKVHVSTTGSENSPSIFELAVPATMPVVKELCGLDNVDKYLESISARRSVKA; the protein is encoded by the exons atggggagGAGGGTCGAGAGGTTGGTGTTCGCCATTAATGGCGAGAGGTACGAGGTGTCGGGGGTGGATCCGTCCACGACGCTGCTGGAGTTTATACGGACGCGGACACCCTACAGAGGCCCCAAGCTCGGATGCGGAGAAG GTGGCTGTGGAGCTTGTGTTGTTTTTCTGTCAAAATATGATCCCATCGCCGACCTAGTTGAAGAATTTTCTGCAAGTTCATGCCTTACGCTCCTTTGCAGTATAAATTTCTACTCAATTACAACCACCGAGGGTCTTGGAAATGTTAAGGATGGCTTCCATTCGATTCACCAAAGGATGGCCGGCTTTCATGCCTCGCAGTGCGGTTTTTGTACCCCCGGGATGTGCATGTCCCTTTTCTCCGCCCTTGTTAATGCAGATAAAAAAACCGATAGACCTGAGCCGCCAGACGGGTTCTCAAAGCTCACAGTCTCTGAGGCGGCAAGAGCTATTCAAGGCAATTTGTGTCGATGTACCGGTTACCGACCCATTCTAGATGCTTGCAAGAGTTTCGCAACTGATGTGGATTTGGAAGACTTGGGCTTGAATTCTTTTTGGAAGAAAGGGGATAAGGATTTGAAAACTACCAAGTTGCCCCGCTATTCTTCCGGCGGAGTCTGCACCTTCccagaatttttaaaaaccgaGATCAGATCCTCATCAGGTGTTTCGAATGAAGCTAAGCTTACATCCATCGAAAAGGGCTGGTATCGCCCTGATAGTGTTGAAGAACTTTATAAGTTACTGAATTCTAATGCATTTGACGAAAGAAAAGTCAAATTGGTAGTGGGGAACACTAGTTCTGGTGTTTATAAAGATACGGACTTGTATGATAAATATATTGACCTCCAAGCGATTCCTGAGCTTTCAGTTATCAAAAAGGATAACATAGGCATCGAATTTGGAGCAGCTGTGACAATTTCTACAGCCATCGAAGTGCTTAGAGAAGAGAATAATGGAGCAGTGATCTTCAAGAAAATCGCTGATCACATGAATAAGGTGGCCTCGCCATTTGTTCGAAATACAGCCAGCTTAGGAGGAAATATAATGATGGCTCAAAGATCTGAATTCGCCTCAGACATAGTCACAATACTTCTCGCAGCCGGTTCTACTGTTTGTATCCAAACATCTTCAGAGAGGGTAACTCTTACGCTGGAAGAATTTTTGGTGAGGCCTCCATTTGATTATAAAACCCTACTTTTGAGCATATTTATCCCTTCTTGGAGTATAGCAGGGACTGACCTGCTTTTTGAAACATACAGAGCAGCCCCTCGACCCATCGGCAATGCTGTGGCTTATCTCAATTGTGCATTTCTAGCGCAGATTTCTCAATGTAAAGAATCAGATGGTTTTGTTTTGGATAAAATACAATTGGCTTTTGGTGCATATGGAACCCAACATGCCACTAGGGCAAGGAAAGTTGAGGAATTTCTAGTGGGTAGAGCCGTCACTGCATCTGTTCTGCTTGAAGCATTCGGATTGCTTAGAGAAACAGTTGTTGCTTCAAAAGGCACGTCGCATCCTGAATATAGAACAAGTTTGGCTGTTAGTTTCCTATTCAGCTTTCTCTGCCCGCTCGCTAAAGAATTGACAGAGCCCAGGAAGACTGTTCTATCTAATGGTGATAGTGCTAAATACTCAGATGGCGGTGTCAACAACTGTGAAAACAATATGACATCAAATATTGTAAATCTTGATCACGATGATTTGCATTTTTCTTCACAGCAGGAGGTGGAGTTCGGCAAAGGCTATCTCCCTGTTGGGGAGCCAACAAAGAAAGCTGGAGCAGAAATCCAAGCTTCTG GTGAAGCTGTATATGTGGATGATATTCCTGCTCCAAAGGACTGTCTCTATGGAGCTTTTATCTACAGCACGAGAGCCCTTGCTCACGTAAGAGGCATCAAGTTTAACAATTCTCTAGCATCAGAGAAAATTGTTAGTGTTTTCACTGCTAAAGACATTCCAAGCGGTGGAGAAAACATTGGATCAATCTTTATGTTTGGATCGGAACGGCTGTTTGCTGATTTGCTTACTGAGTATGCTGGAGAACCACTAGGCATTTTG ATTGCAGAGACTCAGAGATTCGCCAACATAGCTGCTAAGCAGGCTATTGTTGACTATGACATGGAAAATTTGGAACCACCAATTTTAACTGTAGAAGATGCAATTAGACGAGAAAGTTATTTCCAAATTCCACCTCCTCTTAATCCTAAACCAGTAGGTGATTTCTCCAAAGGAATGGCAGAAGCTGATCGAACAATTCAATCAGGCGAG GTAAATCTTGGTTCACAGTATTATTTTTACATGGAGACACAAACAGCTCTAGCTCTTCCAGATGAAGATAATTGCATGGTGGTTTACTGTTCAACTCAGTACACTGAGCTTACGCAGAGTGTGATTGCAAAGTGCCTTGGCATCCCCTTCCACAATGTCCGTGTTATTACAAGAAGAGTtggaggaggttttggtgggAAGACATCCAAAGCAATTACt GTTGCTGCTGCATGTGCACTCGCAGCATATAAACTGCGCCGCCCTGTTCGAATGTACATGGACCGCAAAACCGATATGATAATGGTAGGCGCGCGACATCCAATGAAAGTGAAGTACTCTGTGGGATTCAAATCTGAGGGGAAACTCACAGCTTTGCACATTGATCTGAGAATTAATGCAGGAATATCAGAAGATTTTAGCCCATTATTACCCAAGTGTATTATAAGCAGTCTAAAAGGATACAATTGGGGTGCTTTTTCTTGTGATGTGAAATTGTGCAAAACAAATCTCATATCCAAGTCAGCAATGCGGGCTCCTGGACATTTACAAGGGTCCTATATTGCTGAAGCTATTATCGAACATGTGGCTTCAATTCTCTCTCTTGATGCCAATTATATCCGGAGAAAGAATCTTCACACCTTTGAGAGTCTCACGTTGTATTATCAAGGTAACTTTGGAGAAGCTTCTTCATATTCTTTACCTTCTGTGTTCGATGAGCTGGTGTTATCTCCAACCTATCAGCAGCATGTTGAAATGATTAAAAACTTCAATTGCGCCAATAAATGGAAAAAACGGGGTATTTCGTGTATGCCCACTGTGTATGAAGTGACATTAAGGCCAACACCTGGGAAAGTTTCAGTTTTAAATGATGGTTCGGTCGTTGTTGAGGTTGGAGGAATTGAAATAGGACAAGGGTTGTGGACTAAAGTGAAGCAGATGGCAGCATTCGGTCTAGGGAAGTTGTGGGAGGATGGGAGCATGAACCTTCTAGAGAAGGTTCGGGTTGTTCAGGCCGATACTATAAGTTTAATTCAAGGAGGACTGACTGCTGGGAGCACCACATCTGAATCAAGCTGCGAAGCAGTTCGTTTGTCGTGTGGTATTTTGGTTGAGAGATTAATGCCCCTCAAGGAAAGGCTGCAAGAACTAGGGGGCTCTGTTTCATGGGGTACTTTAATAGCTCAG GCAAGTATGGAAAGTGTTAATCTATCAGCAAGCACCTACTGGGTCCCTGATCGCACATTTAAAAGCTATTTAAACTATGGAGCTGCTCTAAGTGAG GTGGAGATCGATCTTCTTACAGGAGCTACCACGATTTTAAGGAGTGATATTTTGTACGACTGTGGCAAAAGCTTAAACCCTGCTGTGGATGTGGGACAG GTTGAAGGTGCTTTTGTTCAAGGAATTGGCTTTTTCGTGAACGAGGAGCACTTGTCAAATTCGGATGGCGTAGTGCTCACTGATGGCACTTGGACATACAAACCACCTACCGTCGATACCATTCCGAAACAGCTTAACGTTGAATTCTTTAACAGCGGACATCACCAGAAGCGTGTGCTCTCTTCGAAAG CTTCTGGGGAGCCGCCTTTAGTTCTTGCTGCTTCAGTCCACTGCGCGATAAGACAAGCCATCAGAGCTGCTAGAAAAGTGCATGTTTCCACGACTGGGTCCGAAAACTCTCCCTCAATATTCGAACTAGCGGTTCCCGCAACAATGCCCGTGGTCAAGGAGCTGTGCGGGCTCGACAATGTTGACAAGTACTTGGAAAGCATCTCTGCTCGTCGATCAGTGAAAGCATGA